Genomic segment of Schistocerca nitens isolate TAMUIC-IGC-003100 chromosome 9, iqSchNite1.1, whole genome shotgun sequence:
AGATTGTCAGAGTCCGAACTAGCGACTGAAGATGGTGATGGGGGTGGATGGTCCATGGATGAAGAATGAGATGGCGATGAAGTCGTGATGGTTGTCGGGTCCACACTGTGTGAGTCGCCGCTTGGATTTTGATCTTGTGGGTGCCCCATCGTGGGGCAACCGCGAAGTGAAGCGGTTTACAGAATTTGTCCTATATTTCGACAATTTCCGTGCCAGTGAACTTTCCCTACACCTAGCAGGCGCGgggtggcacccgccgctaccgcaacaccgcacctttaccagctcgccctgttgcggccgccgaccaatggggcgcgcgcgcaaccggccgccgcacccgagcccataaagggacccccaccctagtcagTAACTGCCTGGGAGAGAAGCAGTTTACTGCAAAGTCCGCCGGAGGGGACAAAATTAAACTTATGTTCAGAGAGCTGGACGATTACACCGCTGTGAAGGCCCTGCTCTCTGAACACAAAGTCCCCCATTACACCTTCCCCACAGCCAAACAACGGCTGATGAAGCTAGTAATAAGGGACCTACCCCGAAAAGTGGGCACCGACGCCATTAAGAAGGACCTGCAGAGGCAGGGCTACGAAATTAACAGCGTCACCCACATGAAGGAAGTCTACAGTGGCAACAAATGGCCACTGTACCAAGTCAATATGCCTGACACTCCACAAAACAGGCAAAAACacataacacatgtcctgtcagtgCCCGTCACGGTTGAACCCCTACGCAGGAAAAGCGGCAACGTGCAGTGTTACAACTGCCAAGGTTTAGGGCACGTTGCCAAGCACTGCGACATGCCAACTCGGTGCATGAAATGCGCCGAAGGGCACCCTACCTCCGAGTGCTCCTTACAGAGAGGAGACCCAAAGAGCAAGTGCGCCCTATGCGGTGAATCTGGACACGGCGCCTTCTACCAAGGCTGCCGTGTACAAAAAGAGTACCGCTCACGCGCGCAAGGCACTAAGACCCCCGCCACACAGAAAACCAACCGTGGCGCCGGTTCTACGACCTCGCGTGCGCCGGCCATTCCACAACCGCGGCAAACACGATCAACAACAACCCGATCGAGACCGCGAGGTAGCGCAAGCTACGCGGCCGTGGCAGGCACTGACAGGAGTCAACAAACGACTCCAACTATACACTCAGCCCAGCAGCCGTTCCCCGCTAACGAAGAAACGTCCAGGGAAGCCTCCTCCCCTCAAACTAAGTCCAGTCTGCAGCCAGTAGCGGCAGCTGAGTGCTCGTCACAAGGCTCTCAGCCCAGCACTTCTGATGAGAGTGCAAATGCCCTACGGCCGTCTGGTGTCGTGGAACAAACGTTAGGCCTCCTAACGCAACTGCTCCACGAAATCAGGCAACAGAATGCCCAAATTCTTACCGCCATTAATTTGGTGCTCAAAGGGTCGCATAACAATGCGACTACAGCAGAGAAATCCTCCTCCCAGTGATGGATAGACGACCCCACATCCAAGGACTCAGAATGTGCGTCTTCAACGCTAACGGCATCGTCGGACAAAACAATGAGTTCCGCGAGTTCCTACGCGACGAAAACATAGACGTATGTATGGTGGCCGAGACACACCTAAAACCGGGTGAAAGGGTGTCGGTACCCAACTACAACTGCTATAGGACCGACCGGCCCACCGCTGGAGGCGGGGTAGCAACATACGTCAAACGTGGAATCCCCCATTACCAGGTCCACCCACCAGCAACTAGGCAAATAGAAACAGTGGCAATAGAGATTGCCACTGTCACAGGGCCCCTCACTGTCGTTGCAGCATATCGCCCTCCCTCCTACACTctggaagaggacgacatagcagCCCTAGGCCAAATCAGAGGAAAACTCTTCATTGGCGGTGACCTGAacgccaagcacgcagactggcactcgcgaaactcaaacagagctggtcgtcaactgcaacgactcgcgcgcacccaccactttcacatatggggtccagaggagcccacccacttccccagaaacggggggagggcggacgtcctcgacatagcgctCACCAAAAGAATAACGGGATTTGTGACCGCGCAATCGGTCAACcgaatgtcctccgatcacaatCCCGTGATTCTCGAGGTCGACATAGGAGACTGGGTACCTCTCCAGCAACAACACATCTCATACAAGCGCACTAACTGGGAGCAATTCAAAGTTGACGTAACTTCAGCAATTGCCCaggccccgcctccaactgcagatactgcagaacaggcgcttaaagatctcaccagcacgatcctgcaagcagcaaaggaggccacaccacggccaccggacggccctccccctgttaagcaactcccgccgcacctgcttgcccaaattagaaacaaaaataggatcgccaaagagtggaagctcacaaAGAACCCCGTAACCAGGAGGCTACTGAACCGCCTGCAAAGAGAGCTGAAGGTGgcactcactgagcaccgcaaccagcaatggtcggcgcggctttcagccctccgcgtggacgacaatagcctctggcaggcgaccaaacagatcaccaaaagacgcgccagACTGCCACCTCTGCACGGCGAGCGCGGACTTGTCTTTAGCACCACAGATAAGGCAAATGCCCTGGCAGATGCCTTTGAAAAACAGTTCCGCCCCGCAGAGGCGCAGGACAGGGACCACGAAGCCGTCGTTCGACGTCAGCTCGCCACATTCCTCGCGGCGGACGACGCCGACGACGACGAAGAAAACACACCGCTCTTCACACCCGACGACGTGAAACGAGTAATCAGGACGTTGCACAACAAAAGAGCCCCTGGCCACGACCAGCTCAATAACGTAGTAGTGAAACACCTCCCACCCCCTGCCGTAGCCCACATCGCAAACATCTTCAATGAGATCACGCGTTCCCGCAAGTTTCCAAGGtgctggaaacacgcagaagtcgtCGCGATCGCGAAACCCGGTAAGGACCCGGTTATCCCGCAGAACCACCGACCAATCAGCCTTTTGCCAACCCTAAGCAAAATTTACGAACGCCTGCTACTTGTTCCCATTCTCGACCACGTCAAAACGCAACAAATCCTGCCTGACTTTCAGTTCGGTTTCAGGCAGGAACACTCCGCGCCCCAGCAACTAATGAGGGTCGTTGAAGCAGCTACCGAAAGCTTCAACCGTAAAAGTTACTGCGGGgtagtgctacttgacgtagccgctgcctttgactctgtctggcacaccgggcttctctacaagctattctcccaaggcttcccaggtccgatagtgaagctactcgcgagctatctctcccaaaggactttctccgttaggatcgagtcgtcgctttccacaaaacggcgcatcagggcgggcgtgccccaggggtcggtactgggcccggtactgtacaacctgtacactGCCGACCTCCCGACCGTACCGTTGGTGCACGCTGCCCAGTACGCCGACGACACAGCGTTCTTCACGCGTAACCCGAACAGAGACAGGGTTACGCGGAGATTGCAAACAGCGCTGGACGAGACCGGCCGCTGGGCTAAAAAATGGCGCATCACACTCAACGAGACTAAAACCCAAGCCATAATGATCACCCGGAAACTGGGCAAGCGGGCTCCAGCCCGTCAGCCGCTACTGCTCAAGCTGAACGGCCAAGAActcccatggcgacgcaccgccagGTATCTTGGAGTCACTCTCGACAACAGGCTCACCTGGCGGGCTCACATCGAGGACTTGCGCCGCAAAGCTAGTGGTAGGATGCAAATGTTGTATCCTATCCTAAACACCCAAAGCACCCTAGCGGCTGACATAGGAGTCAGAACATACTGCTCACTGATTCGACCGATAATGGAGTACgcttgccctgtctggggatatgcgGCGCACTGGCACCTCCGCAAACTCCAGTCAGTACAAAACCGCGCGCTCAAACGGGCACTACACCTTCCCTTCCGCTTCCCCACTGCTGACCTACACGAAGCGGCTGGAATACAAACGCTCCACGAGCGCTTCGTTGAACTGGCCGAAAGTTTCTACGAAAACACGGCCAGATCTGACAACAGACTAATCAAATACCTGGGACAGTACGACACTACTCAGGACAGACACAGACGACCAAAAAGTATACTAACTAACACAGCCTAAAAGGCAGCACAGAAACACAATACACACTGCACCataacatgacatacatcacagcaAAGACAAACCACCGACACAGCATAGAGGAGGAAATGTCCCATAGGAcaacaccctccaccacacatgctCTCCTCGAAAGAGAGGATAGCACAAATGCAGTAGTCTCTCTCTAGTCCCGCCGCCTTTCCCCTTAGGCGGTCCCTAGCTTTACGGAATTCCGGGCACCCCAGGTAGCTGGCAGGATGCGCGCCAGCACAATTGCAGCACTTCTCCTTGCCCTCCCCCTGCGGTACCGGGCATTCCTCGTACTTGTGCTTTTCGCCGCACCTAACACACCTCATTGGCATGTCACAGTGCCTAGCCATGTGCCCCACTTTTTGGCAATTAAAACATCGCCCTGGGCCCGATCTTTTTTTCAGCTTCTCTGGAGTGACTGTTACCCTCATTATCATTGTCACCTCCCATATCTTTCTATTTTGGGCAGAGTCAGGTAAGGTGACTGTGTGCAGTGGCCACGGTCTTCTCGGGTTTGTCTTGACGACCGAGCTCACTTCGAAACCCTCCCTTTCCAGGTAACTTTTTATGTCCCCAGTGTCTGTCTTGTGTGGCATGCCCCGGAATACTATTTTTATAGGTTTTTTGGCAGCTATGGGGAAGGTATAGAAGTGGGTTTCCTTCTCTTTTAACATGGCCTTTACCGCTTTGTAGTCGTCAACTGTCTTTAGTGTGATCTTGAGTTGGTCCTCCCCGGTTGTTTTCGCGGAGAATTTGTTTTCTCCGAGTGTTGCATTGATGTTGTCATACAACTCGGAGTACGACTTCTCGTAGTGGATTATAAGAGGAGGGATCCGAAATCGTCTCTCCTCCGTGTCTCCGTCTGTGTCGGCTGGCTGCATGGTGTTGTCCTGTGTGTGGGGGTGGTCTTCTATGGGGGAGAACCTGTTACTTGTTGTTACCGGGGAGGCTGTGTGCAGCACAGGGGAGCGGCCGGCGGTTCTTTTGGGCCGCCGGAATCCGTCATCGTCGTGTGGTGTGGCAGCTTCGGCGTCAGCCACGTCCGCGCACCGCTGCCCGCCCGCCGCTGCATTCTCATGCCGCGGCGTGCCCGCAGCAGCGCGCCGCACGGCGGCCGCCGGTTCTGGCGTGGTACCTGCGTCGCGGCTTTCTTCCCGCGACGGGCCGGGTGTCGCGGCCGGGCCATTGTGCTCGCCTCGCACCTCGGCGCATTGTTCCTGCGCGGGGCCGCCCGCTCCGTTACCTGGGCACGTGGCGGCCTTTGTCCGCTCGGGCGCGTCCTGCGCTGGCTCGGTCGGCTGTGCCTCGCTCGAGCTTGCCGGTCTTTCCGCGCGCTGAGTTTTCCTCGTCTTTGACGATGTTTTCCTCAGCGGCGACTTTCGCTTTTTCGCGGGGGTCTTTTTCTTGTTGGATTTGGGACTCGCTTTTAGAGGGCGTGGACGAGGTGGTGTCGTTTGGGTTCCGCCCACAACATTCGgccccccaacaaataatgagggtagtAGAAGCAGCCACAGAAAGCTTCAACCGCAAAGGCTATTGCGGGATCGTCTTACTAGACGTGgcaaaagcctttgattcagtctggcacaccgggcttctccataaaatgtacacccagggcttccccggaaagattgtgaaacttataaaaagctatctctccggtaggacatTCTCTGTAAAGGTAGAAACATCACTGTCAAGCAGGAGAAGAATACATGCAGGGGTACCACAGGGTTCGGTTCTTGGTCCAACCCTGTACAGTCTCTACACTGCGGATATACCAACCACCCAACacgtacaaacagcacagtatgctgacgacaccgcattcttctcctgctcaacAAACAGGAACCTGGTCACGAGACGTCTCCAAACCGCCCTAAATAAGACAGACGAATGGGCCAAACAATGGCGAATCTCACTGAACTCTGAGAAGACCCAAGCCATGCTAATGACTAGACGTCTCGGTAAACTTCGCCCCCCCAGAAGACCCTACCAAATGCTGCACCTGCAGGGCCAAAACCTCCCCTGGAGAAACACTGCGAGGTACCTCGGTGTGACACTAGACAAGCGCCTGacttggaagtgccacatcgaggaGGTTCGCAAAAAGGCCCTAGGCAGGATGCAGATCCTCTATCCAATACTAAACAGTACAAGTTCCCTTGACCCAAGCACAGGAGTAGCCGTCTATCGAAGTCTAATTAGACCGATACTGGAGTATGCGTGCCCCGTATGGGGTTACGCTGCTAGATCGACGGTAGAACGGCTACAAAAGATTCAGAACAGAGCGCTCAGAAGAGCGCTACACACACCGCCGCGATTCCCGACGGAAGACCTCCACATAGCGGCAGACATCGAAAAATTAAACACGAGATTCCGAACCCTGGCGGAGCAGTTCTACGCCAACGCGGAAAGATCGCCAAACGACCTCATAAACTCACTTGGTCGGTACAACAACGTACCAGACCGGTATAAAAGACCAAAAGCAATACTCCTCGCAtaactaaaagagaaaaaaaaataaatattaaaaaaaatgaccgTTACTAATAAAGTGACAGAAAAGAATCCACAAGCACTCTaaagaaaagaacaaacaaaaagacaagcaCATCCAACAAACCCCCCAGAAAATTGAAGGAAATGTCCGAATGGGACAAAAACCTTCTCAGAACACAACCTCTGAAGACAGAGGAAGAAATTAGAGTGAGCCAGCAGTCCCGCCGCCCATACGCTGAGCAGCAGCCGGTGAGAGCACACGCGTGTTAGGCTGCGCTAGTTCCACCGACCGCGCTGACTGTGAAGCCTCAGGAACCTCGCTTGCGAGGAACACTGCGGGGGCATTTGGTGAATTCCAGTGTAGCCCCGAGTGAGAAGTGTCCCGGTTGTGTTCTTGTTAGGATACAAACGGGCCTTGTAGGGCCAGCGGGTTCTTTTAGAATCGTGCAAGGCGGCACCCTGAGCTTTTTAGCGTCAGCGGGAGCCGTTGGGCAAATTGACGTTGTGTTTGGTGAGTTGGAGCAGCGCCTTGGGAGTCGCTGCAGTTATTACTGCCGCGACGCGAGGCGCGTCTCCTTGTTGCCCGGCTCGAGCGCCCCAGCTGCCGCGGGGAATCTCCCTGCCCCCCCGAGAGGTAGGGCATTTACGTGTCAGGGCCTGGAAGACGACCAGATCCGCCAGGACCTGCTCGCCGGCCAGTATACCCGCGCACGTCAGGCGTTAGGGCTGAGTGTTGGCCGGAAACGTGTAACGGTGACAACAAAGGCCGCGCTCAGCAATCCCTTGGCAGCCTTTGACTTTGCCGCCCCCACCCTGCGCACGGACATGGAGGATTCGGTGGAGATCCACGTGGCGAGAGAGGGGACGGGTTTCAGTGTAGAAAGGATCAACCGGAGAGGACTAGGCACGATACTCAGTAGCCCGCTGATTCAGAATGTTCTCCCACACCTCGACCCTGAGGAGGAGAGGAGGCTGATGCAGCGGGTTATTAGAACGGAAAAACGTAGGGAACGGAGGAGAGAGGAACACCGAAGGGAACGGGCAAAACAAGACACACAATGTAGTAGGGAAATAGAGAGGAAGGCAGAAAGGAAAATACTCCCAAAGCCGACAGCAAAACTGCTAGTCAGGGAGAATAGGAAACGCGCCAAGTCACCAAAGCGCAAAGCAGGGGCGCCCGTGCTTCCCTCTCTAGTTTTCCACACGCAGACAGACACAGATAGGGCGGTCACAGCTGCAGGGACAGCCACTCCAGGCCCAAGCAACATACCTGCGAGGGAAGCGACTGCGGCAGACGAGCCTTCCGTAGACGCATTACTGACAGACGGGACTGCAAAAGACGGACCAAGAGCGGGCTCGACTGCGACAGACGCGCCTCCCGCAGACGCTCTAGTGACAGACGAGACTGCAAATGACGAATCGAAAGCTGACACGTCCTCCCAAACACATAACACCATACACGACACTCCGGCCGCGGACTCGCCCCAGAGCCCAGAGCCGACACACACAAGCCCCAGCGCTGCATCAGAGAGTTCGCCCGCCACAGCCGAGGAACCGGAAGATAACGGGACCTTCGAGCTGGCGCGGCGCACGGCCAAGGCCACGCTATCACCAACCTCGGCCGGCACTGCATGCGCCACACAAAATAAATTCGCCGCGCTCGATGAAGACGCGGAATCACAAGCACCACCACCAcagacacaacaaaacacacaaacCCCAAAGTACGAAAAACTGCCACCCATAGTAGCCACATTTCCTGACACCTACAAACAGATGTACGATCTTATCACCGCCGCCATAGGCGACGAGCGCTTCCACGCGAAATCCGCCGGCGGAGATAAGATTAAAATCACGTTAAAAACACTAGACGACTACACCACCATCAAGAACACTCTAAAAACACACAAAATAGCACACTACACGTACCCGACAGGCGCACAGAAGACCCTGAAAGTCGTTCTGAGAGGCTTCCCAACACGCACCGATCCCGTCGATATCAAAGAAGCCATAACGGCCAAAGGGTACGACGTAAGATCGGTGCGCAAACAGGGCTCAAACAACCGAGACCCGCTCTACTGTGCCACACTAACCGACACCCCACAGCACCGGAAGTTGTTCCAGGAAACCCGACTAATGGGCCTTGGAATAACCGCGGAAACACTAAAACAGAGATCAAGGGCACCTCAGTGCTTCAATTGCCAAATAATTGGGCATGTCAATTACCACTGCGAAATGCCACCACGCTGCGTGCGGTGCGCAGGCAACCACGCGTCCAGGGAGTGCCGAATGACGCCCCAAGACAAGCCAAAATGCGCAAACTGCAGCGGCGCCCACACAGCCAGTTACCAAGGCTGTCCAGCACACAAGAGGGCCAAGGCCCGACAAACAGGGCAGATCACAAACAACAAAAACACCTACCAAGCACCAACACGAAACAACACTAACAAAACAACCAGCACCACACAAAAAACGCAAACagaagagacaaaaacaaaaccacgaaacaaagaaaaagaagacaacacaaacacgcaaacTTCCAACCCAAGTACACGGTCACAGGACGACACACGCACCTACGCAAGGGCAGTATCACCCGCACAGACCCCCACAACAGAAAACACAAacccagcagcaacaacaacacaaacaagcaacacacccATACACCACTTCTCCCAAGCCCTGACAGAAGTCATCAAGCTCATGGACAAGCTGATGCACACCATGACAAGGAAATTTGACCAGCTCTCCGCCGACATCTCATCGGCAGTTAGGACCTCGCAGACCACTGCGACAACCAGTGATACACCACCGCAACATGGCTAGGCCAGCAATTCAGGGTTTTAAACTATGCACGTTTAACGCCATGAGCCTCTTCCCCCAGGGTCTAGAGTTTAGACAATTCCTGGCGGAAGAAGAAATAGACATATGCATGGTGCAGGAGACCAACCTGAAACCGGGAATCAGAGTTTCTGCACCAAACTACCTCTGCTACAGACGAGACCGACCAACTGCAGGGGGCGGGGTAGCAATCTATATAAGAAGGGGGATTCCGCACCACCAGATTCACACACCAGAAATGACGCAGTTGGAAACAATAGCACTAGAGGTACAGACATCCACAGGACCGGTAACTGTGGTGTCAGCATATCGACAACCCAAAAACCACAGGTTAGTTGAAGACGATATCGTCAAATTAGGACAAATTGGAGGCAAGCTGATACTTGGAGGAGACCTTAACTCCAAGCACTCCGACTGGAACTCCAGGAGGACGAACCAAGCCGGCCGACAATTGAAAAGCATCGCGCGCATCCACCACATGCACGTGTGGGCCCCTGAGGAGCCCACACACTTTCCCAGAAACGGAAACAACCCGGATGTAATCGACGTAGCAATCACTAAAGGTCTCCCAGGATTTGTGACGGCGCATTCACTGAATAGAATGTCGTCAGATCACAATCCTGTCACATTCGAGATTGACATGGGCGGTTGGCTACCGCACAACCAGCGCTCAATCTCGTACAAACGCATCGACTGGGAAAGATTCAAAACACAAGTTATGGAAGAACTTACTAACATCCCGCTCCCgacagaggatacagaacaaacgcTGAGCACTTTCACTGACACGGTCCTGCAAGCAGCACAGGGCGCAACACCTGAACTACCTCCGGCCCCTCCCCAAACACAGCGACTGCCACCCCAGCTGCTTGCCCAGATTAGGCACAAAAACAGGACCGCGAAGGAATGGAAACTTACGCGAAATCCGGACACCAGGAAGATGCTCAATAGGCTACAGAGAGAACTTAAGGTAGCGCTcactgagcacagaaaccagcaatggtcaaACCGCCTTACAGCTCTCAAAGTGCAGGATAACAGCCTCTGGCAAGCCACCAAGCAGTTCACTAAAAGACGCGCAAGaatgccgcctctgcacggcgagaGAGGACTAGTGTTCAGCGCCCAAGATAAAGCCAACGCACTCGCCGACGTCTTCGAGAAACAGTTCACACCAGCAGAGGCGCAGGATCACGAACACGAAAGAATGGTCCGCAGACAACTAACCGCATTTCTGGCAGCGGATGACGACGTCGATGAAGATCCACCTGCCTTCTCCACGGAGGAGGTAGCGAAAGCCATCAAATCGCTGCCCAACAAGAAAGCCCCAGGTCACGATCTCCTCACCAATGAACTGCTTAAGCACCTGCCCCAGCTAGCGATAGAAAAATTGACAGAAACGTTTAACGAAAtcacgcgatcacaaaaattccctaaacagtggaaacacgcggaagtggtcgcgatcgcTAAGCCTGGAAAAGATCCCATCTTTCCCCAGCACCATCGCCCCATAAGCCTACTCCCAACACTGAGTAAGCTGTACGAGCGCCTCTTCCTAGTGCACATAGACAGGCACATAAGGAGAGAGAACATGCTCCCCAACTTCCAGTTCGGATTTCGCAACCAACACTCAGCACCCCAACAACTCATGCGAGTGGTCGAAGCCGCAACAGAAGCCTTTAACCGGAAAGGCTTCTGTGgactagtgctactagacgtagccaaggccttcgacagtgtgtggcacactggactactgtacaaattgtacacgCTAGGATTCCCTGGCCATGTCGTTAAGCTCCTGAAGAGCTACCTAGCCAACCGCACATTTTGCGTCAAAGTGGACACTGCGAGGTCCACAAAACGCACCATCAAAgctggagtaccacagggctcggtgttAGGCCCAatactgtacaacctgtacacgGCCGACACACCGTCTGCCCCACAGACCCAGACAGCCCAATACGCCGATGATACGGCATTCTTCGCCGTTAGTACAAACAGGAGGATAGTGACGACAAGACTCCAAAACCTACTACACCAGACGGAAGCCTGGGCCAGGAAATGGCGAATCACAATAAATGGGGAGAAGACCCAAGCGATAATGCTCACCAAAAGGAGAGGCAAACGCAACCCTGCCCATCGCGCACGACAAAACAGACAACTACGACTACACAGACGCGACATCCCATGGAGGGCCACGGCCAAATACCTGGGTGTCACCCTTGACAAAAGACTGACATGGCGCGCACATATCGACGACATCAGAAGGAAGGCCAGCGCCAGACTCAACGCCATTTACCCCCTTCTAAACACCGAAAGCAGCTTGGCGGCAACTACAGGAGTGAGGCTGTactgtacgcttgtccgccctatcattGAATATGCCTGCCCAGTCTGGGGCTACGCAGCCAAAACTCACCTGCAAAGGCTGCAGCGGGTCCAAAATCGAGCACTCAGACGGGCAATTCACGTCAGGACACGCTTCCCCACTGCCGACACCCACGAGGCAACGGAAGTAAAGATGTTGAAAGATAGGTTCAGAGAACTCGCGGTAGCATTCTACCAAAACGCGAGCCACTCTGAAAACCAACTGATAAACAACATAGGGAATTACAACACCG
This window contains:
- the LOC126204330 gene encoding uncharacterized protein LOC126204330 yields the protein MPPRCVRCAGNHASRECRMTPQDKPKCANCSGAHTASYQGCPAHKRAKARQTGQITNNKNTYQAPTRNNTNKTTSTTQKTQTEETKTKPRNKEKEDNTNTQTSNPSTRSQDDTRTYARAVSPAQTPTTENTNPAATTTQTSNTPIHHFSQALTEVIKLMDKLMHTMTRKFDQLSADISSAVRTSQTTATTSDTPPQHG